One window from the genome of Nicotiana tomentosiformis chromosome 5, ASM39032v3, whole genome shotgun sequence encodes:
- the LOC138892560 gene encoding uncharacterized protein: protein MEKEVVVLAVFQLRDIAILWYEGWERSRVCDVPPVSWENFLDAFLDQYLPREIRQARVDQFLDLKKGNMSVREYSLRFYSLARYAPSVVSTMQDRIHRFIAGLALELTEACATAALQDSMDISRIQEFAQNIERVRHWQQGTKRTESGQHKRMRFVRSQEQSQGSYRPQYFGRPPRPQRHQL, encoded by the coding sequence atggaGAAAGAGGTAGTTGTGTTAGCAGTTTTtcaactccgagatatagccatcctttggtacgagggatgggagaggtccagggtaTGTGATGTACCTCCAGTTAGTTGGGAGAATTTtttagatgccttccttgaccagtacttaccgcgggagatccgacaggctcgggtAGATCAGTTTCTAGACCTCAAgaagggcaatatgagtgttcgagagtatagtctccgtttttactcattggccagatatgcaccatccgtAGTTTCCACTATGCAGgacaggatccacaggtttatagctGGTTTAGCCCTAGAGTTGactgaggcatgtgccaccgctgcattgcaggatagtatggatatctcccggattcaggaatttgcccagaatatagaaagggttAGGCATTGGCAGCAGGGTACGAAGAGGACTGAGTCAGGGCagcataagaggatgagatttgtcaggtctcaggagcagtctcagggtagttataggccccagtatttcggacggccacctaggcctcagCGACATCAGTtatag
- the LOC104119847 gene encoding ras-related protein Rab2BV-like — protein sequence MAYKVDHEYDYLFKIVLIGDSGVGKSNILSRFTRNEFCLESKSTIGVEFATRTLQVEGKTVKAQIWDTAGQERYRAITSAYYRGAVGALLVYDITKRQTFENVHRWLRELRDHADSNIVIMMAGNKSDLNHLRAVPEQDARLLAEKEGLSFLETSALEALNVEKAFQTILLDIYQIMSRKALAAQEAGAIPGQGTVIKVGENSGNSNKRPCCSN from the exons ATGGCGTACAAGGTGGATCATGAGTACGATTATTTATTCAAGATTGTTTTGATTGGAGATTCAGGTGTCGGAAAATCTAACATTCTTTCCAGATTTACGCGAAATGAATTCTGTTTGGAGTCTAAATCCACCATTGGCGTCGAATTTGCAACTAGGACACTTCAG GTAGAAGGCAAGACAGTAAAGGCACAAATATGGGACACAGCAGGGCAAGAAAGGTACAGAGCAATAACAAGTGCTTATTACAGAGGAGCCGTGGGAGCACTTTTAGTTTATGACATAACAAAAAGACAAACTTTTGAAAACGTGCACCGATGGCTTCGCGAGCTCAGGGACCATGCTGACTCCAACATTGTCATAATGATGGCTGGAAACAAGTCGGATTTGAACCATCTTCGAGCTGTTCCAGAGCAAGACGCAAGGCTCTTGGCCGAGAAAGAAGGGTTGTCATTTCTTGAAACCTCTGCATTGGAAGCTTTAAATGTTGAGAAGGCGTTCCAGACGATTTTGTTGGATATTTATCAGATAATGAGCAGGAAAGCGTTAGCAGCTCAAGAGGCAGGTGCTATTCCTGGTCAAGGAACTGTTATTAAGGTTGGAGAGAATTCTGGAAACTCCAACAAGAGACCATGTTGTTCTAACTAA
- the LOC104119846 gene encoding protein DA1-related 2-like isoform X2, with translation MSSSNINHFSQPCIYGQFVSSYAERKPKVMKWLTKIFKGGSCNRGSQRGRQPQFLEDENMVSRAPVRSLDDRSRASTEKEELDQNATALSLAEDLKRPGYKCRTDNDEDLGSSLNHDLTSSSYPPPYAPLYAPWEYNPRSYRICSGCHGDIGSGNYLGCMGTFFHPDCFLCRACGYPITEYEFSLSGNNYYHKSCFREMTHPKCEVCHQFIPTNAAGLIEYRCHPFWSQKYCPSHESDVTKRCCSCERLEPWNARYLSLGDSRSLCLECMESAIMDTGDCQPLYHSIRDYYEGMNMKIDQQVPMLLVERQALNEAIEGEKHGFHHMPETRGLCLSEEQTVTSILKRPRMGGREVVGIRTHPQKLTRKCEVTAILVLFGLPRLLTGAILAHELMHAWLRLKGFRNLSLEVEEGICQMLSYMWLESEVMPVSREMPSTSTASSSSLSLSKKGVKSGVENKLGEFFMHQIAHDTSPAYGGGFRAANEAVNKYGLRRTLDHIYLTGSFPL, from the exons ATGTCTTCTTCAAATATCAACCATTTTTCTCAGCCATGCATATATG GTCAGTTTGTTTCTTCATACGCAGAGAGAAAGCCAAAGGTTATGAAATGGCTGACTAAGATTTTCAAGGGTGGGTCATGTAATAGGGGATCGCAACGTGGACGTCAACCCCAGTTTCTAGAAGATGAAAATATGGTTTCGCGCGCTCCAGTCAGATCATTG GATGATCGCTCTAGGGCTAGTACAGAAAAAGAGGAACTAGACCAAAATGCAACTGCATTATCTTTGGCCGAAGATTTGAAAAGACCAG GATACAAATGTAGGACTGACAATGATGAAGATCTAGGAAGTTCACTTAACCATGACCTTACTTCATCGTCATATCCGCCTCCTTATGCTCCTTTATATGCACCTTGGGAATATAATCCCAGAAGTTATAG AATATGTAGTGGCTGCCATGGGGATATTGGCTCTGGCAATTATTTGGGATGCATGGGAACTTTCTTTCATCCGGATTGCTTTCTTTGTCGTGCTTGTGGTTATCCAATTACTGAATATGAG TTTTCTTTGTCAGGGAACAATTATTATCACAAATCATGCTTCAGGGAAATGACTCACCCCAAATGTGAAGTTTGCCACCAATTT ATCCCAACAAATGCAGCAGGCTTGATTGAGTATAGGTGCCACCCGTTTTGGTCTCAGAAATATTGTCCTTCACATGAGAGTGATGTCACAAAACGATGCTGTAGTTGTGAACGTCTGGAG CCGTGGAATGCAAGATATTTATCGCTTGGGGACAGTAGGAGCTTATGTTTAGAGTGCATGGAATCTGCTATCATGGATACCGGGGACTGCCAACCGCTTTACCATTCAATCAGAGACTATTATGAAGGCATGAACATGAAAATAGACCAGCAAGTTCCTATGCTTCTCGTTGAAAGACAAGCACTTAATGAAGCCATTGAAGGGGAAAAGCAT GGTTTTCATCATATGCCTGAAACGAGAGGTCTATGCCTATCAGAAGAGCAGACAGTCACCAGT ATACTCAAAAGGCCAAGAATGGGTGGTCGTGAAGTAGTAGGAATCAGAACACATCCTCAGAAGCTAACTAGAAAATGTGAAGTTACAGCTATTCTAGTGTTGTTTGGCCTCCCAAG ACTACTTACTGGTGCCATTCTTGCTCATGAACTGATGCATGCGTGGTTACGTCTAAAAG GATTCCGTAATCTCAGCCTTGAGGTAGAAGAAGGAATTTGCCAAATGCTTTCCTACATGTGGTTGGAATCAGAGGTAATGCCTGTATCCAGAGAAATGCCATCGACGTCAACTGCTTCATCCTCGTCATTGTCATTATCCAAGAAAGGTGTTAAGTCTGGAGTAGAGAATAAGCTGGGTGAGTTTTTCATGCACCAGATTGCCCATGATACTTCTCCAGCATATGGTGGAGGATTTAGAGCTGCTAATGAAGCCGTGAATAAGTATGGTTTAAGACGTACATTGGATCACATTTACCTCACAGGAAGTTTTCCTTTATGA
- the LOC104119846 gene encoding protein DA1-related 2-like isoform X1, translating into MSSSNINHFSQPCIYERKPKVMKWLTKIFKGGSCNRGSQRGRQPQFLEDENMVSRAPVRSLDDRSRASTEKEELDQNATALSLAEDLKRPGYKCRTDNDEDLGSSLNHDLTSSSYPPPYAPLYAPWEYNPRSYRICSGCHGDIGSGNYLGCMGTFFHPDCFLCRACGYPITEYEFSLSGNNYYHKSCFREMTHPKCEVCHQFIPTNAAGLIEYRCHPFWSQKYCPSHESDVTKRCCSCERLEPWNARYLSLGDSRSLCLECMESAIMDTGDCQPLYHSIRDYYEGMNMKIDQQVPMLLVERQALNEAIEGEKHGFHHMPETRGLCLSEEQTVTSILKRPRMGGREVVGIRTHPQKLTRKCEVTAILVLFGLPRLLTGAILAHELMHAWLRLKGFRNLSLEVEEGICQMLSYMWLESEVMPVSREMPSTSTASSSSLSLSKKGVKSGVENKLGEFFMHQIAHDTSPAYGGGFRAANEAVNKYGLRRTLDHIYLTGSFPL; encoded by the exons ATGTCTTCTTCAAATATCAACCATTTTTCTCAGCCATGCATATATG AGAGAAAGCCAAAGGTTATGAAATGGCTGACTAAGATTTTCAAGGGTGGGTCATGTAATAGGGGATCGCAACGTGGACGTCAACCCCAGTTTCTAGAAGATGAAAATATGGTTTCGCGCGCTCCAGTCAGATCATTG GATGATCGCTCTAGGGCTAGTACAGAAAAAGAGGAACTAGACCAAAATGCAACTGCATTATCTTTGGCCGAAGATTTGAAAAGACCAG GATACAAATGTAGGACTGACAATGATGAAGATCTAGGAAGTTCACTTAACCATGACCTTACTTCATCGTCATATCCGCCTCCTTATGCTCCTTTATATGCACCTTGGGAATATAATCCCAGAAGTTATAG AATATGTAGTGGCTGCCATGGGGATATTGGCTCTGGCAATTATTTGGGATGCATGGGAACTTTCTTTCATCCGGATTGCTTTCTTTGTCGTGCTTGTGGTTATCCAATTACTGAATATGAG TTTTCTTTGTCAGGGAACAATTATTATCACAAATCATGCTTCAGGGAAATGACTCACCCCAAATGTGAAGTTTGCCACCAATTT ATCCCAACAAATGCAGCAGGCTTGATTGAGTATAGGTGCCACCCGTTTTGGTCTCAGAAATATTGTCCTTCACATGAGAGTGATGTCACAAAACGATGCTGTAGTTGTGAACGTCTGGAG CCGTGGAATGCAAGATATTTATCGCTTGGGGACAGTAGGAGCTTATGTTTAGAGTGCATGGAATCTGCTATCATGGATACCGGGGACTGCCAACCGCTTTACCATTCAATCAGAGACTATTATGAAGGCATGAACATGAAAATAGACCAGCAAGTTCCTATGCTTCTCGTTGAAAGACAAGCACTTAATGAAGCCATTGAAGGGGAAAAGCAT GGTTTTCATCATATGCCTGAAACGAGAGGTCTATGCCTATCAGAAGAGCAGACAGTCACCAGT ATACTCAAAAGGCCAAGAATGGGTGGTCGTGAAGTAGTAGGAATCAGAACACATCCTCAGAAGCTAACTAGAAAATGTGAAGTTACAGCTATTCTAGTGTTGTTTGGCCTCCCAAG ACTACTTACTGGTGCCATTCTTGCTCATGAACTGATGCATGCGTGGTTACGTCTAAAAG GATTCCGTAATCTCAGCCTTGAGGTAGAAGAAGGAATTTGCCAAATGCTTTCCTACATGTGGTTGGAATCAGAGGTAATGCCTGTATCCAGAGAAATGCCATCGACGTCAACTGCTTCATCCTCGTCATTGTCATTATCCAAGAAAGGTGTTAAGTCTGGAGTAGAGAATAAGCTGGGTGAGTTTTTCATGCACCAGATTGCCCATGATACTTCTCCAGCATATGGTGGAGGATTTAGAGCTGCTAATGAAGCCGTGAATAAGTATGGTTTAAGACGTACATTGGATCACATTTACCTCACAGGAAGTTTTCCTTTATGA